A section of the Oenanthe melanoleuca isolate GR-GAL-2019-014 chromosome 6, OMel1.0, whole genome shotgun sequence genome encodes:
- the NPY4R2 gene encoding neuropeptide Y receptor type 4-2 — translation MNKTRAVSDVFHFLISKNWSSSRSFPMNISNQCMNITDLTVFLATSYSLETVLGIVGNICLIAVIARQKEKANVTNILISNLIISDLFMCLVCLPFTVVYTMMDYWIFGEVMCKMTSFTQCTTVTVSILSLVLIALERHQLIINPTGWRPNTSQAYLGIGVIWTLACLMSLPFLTTSILSNELYEQLSHFMNFSTDKAICINSWPSEQHKLIYTTTLLLLQYCMPLFFIILCYLRIYLRLQKRKDMFEKSEYSNRAVQLRRINILLASMVAAFAVCWLPLHVFNTIVDWNYKIISPCHHNLIFSLCHLVAMASTCVNPVIYGFLNSNFKKEVKSLILSCQHNSVTASMEEYDHLPLSTMQTEISKGSLMLNCRHNSI, via the coding sequence ATGAATAAGACAAGGGCTGTTAGTgatgtttttcatttcctgatCAGCAAGAACTGGAGCTCAAGCCGAAGCTTTCCTATGAACATTTCTAATCAGTGCATGAACATCACTGACCTTACTGTCTTTCTGGCCACCTCCTACAGCTTGGAGACTGTTCTGGGCATTGTGGGAAACATCTGTCTGATTGCTGTCATTgccaggcagaaggaaaaggccAATGTCACCAACATCCTAATTTCCAACTTAATAATTTCAGACTTGTTTATGTGTCTTGTCTGCCTGCCTTTCACCGTTGTTTACACCATGATGGACTACTGGATATTTGGAGAAGTCATGTGCAAAATGACCTCTTTCACTCAGTGCACTACTGTGACAGTGTCAATCCTTTCCCTTGTCCTTATTGCTCTGGAGAGGCACCAGCTCATCATAAACCCAACTGGCTGGAGGCCAAATACCTCCCAAGCCTACCTAGGAATTGGAGTGATTTGGACTTTAGCGTGTCTCATGTCCCTGCCCTTTCTGACCACGTCCATCTTGTCTAACGAGTTGTATGAGCAGCTCTCACACTTCATGAATTTTTCCACTGATAAGGCAATATGTATCAACTCGTGGCCTTCTGAGCAGCACAAACTTATCTACACCACCACTTTACTGCTCTTGCAGTATTGCATGCCTCTGTTCTTCATCATCCTTTGCTACCTGCGGATCTACCTGCgcctgcagaagagaaaggaCATGTTTGAGAAGAGCGAGTACAGCAACCGAGCCGTCCAGCTGAGAAGGATCAACATTTTGTTAGCATCCATGgttgctgcttttgctgtttgctgGCTGCCACTGCATGTTTTCAACACCATCGTGGACTGGAATTACAAAATCATTTCACCTTGCCACCACAACCTCATCTTCTCATTGTGCCACCTGGTAGCCATGGCTTCCACCTGTGTCAACCCTGTTATCTATGGTTTCCTAAACAGCAACTTCAAAAAAGAAGTCAAGTCACTGATTCTGAGCTGCCAGCATAATTCAGTAACTGCCTCAATGGAAGAATATGATCATTTGCCTTTATCCACCATGCAGACTGAAATTTCCAAGGGGTCACTGATGTTGAACTGCAGGCACAATTCTATCTAA